In Panicum virgatum strain AP13 chromosome 5K, P.virgatum_v5, whole genome shotgun sequence, the genomic window gatctagCCAGAACTGACTCAATTGCTTCAATCTTGTTCCTAACTCTTACACATCCAAAGCCAATTTGTTCCTGTGTCCTTATACATCTGTTATCCATCTTTTGGACCAAGGATCTGCAGCAAAATGGCAGGTGGTCATGAGAGGAGATCAAAGCGGAGATTTGATAGTGGCAGTGCAAATCAAGATGAGAGCGGTTCTAGTCGCACCAATATGACCAGTGACAGAGAGTTGAGGccaagggaaagaaaaagagcaGCATCAGCAGATATTGATGACATTATGGAGGAAAGTGAAAACACCTCCAATGATGAGGATGATGTGGAGGACTCTCCTTATAGAGTTGAGAAGAGGCATGGAAAGGCCCCAGTCCATGAGAATAgcagtgaggaagaagaagctgctggagatgatgaagaagaagaggaaagtgAGGAAAGGGAAGAAAATCTAACTTATCCTATTATACAGAGGCCTGTCAGACTTGGCTCAAGAAAATGTGTTGATTATTATGGAAAGGGAATGACAAGGGAGGTGAAAAGGTGGAGAAGCATTGATCCCTATCCTGAGCCAAAAACATCAACTGATCCCAGATTTCACACTTTGTACCAGCAGGACTTTTATGAGTCAGTCATTCTGAGGGACAGGAAGATTGCCATTAAGGCATAATGTGTTAATTGGAGGAGCGTGGATAAGTCCAATGATCCTCTATTCCAGCAAATTATAGATGCATGTGAGAGCAAACATGTCAAAGACCTCATGGGATTTCAGAAGGATTGGAACAAGGAGCTCATTGCCCAGTTTTATGCCACTGTGCATTTTGGATACCTGAAAGATGATAGGGCCATGTTCTGGATGACTGAGGGAAACTACTATAGAGTCACATTTGCTCAGTTCATTCGCGTGCTTGGGCTTGACAGGCATGATACAAACAGGCCCAAAATTCACAATCAGGTGGTTCTCCCAAATGAGGAAATGAAATTCATGTATCCTAGGAGTGAGACAGGAAATGCAGGGAAAGCGACCGGGCTCTACACCTATTACTCCATCATAAACTGGTTGTTTAGAAACACTATATCTCAGAGTGGTGGCAACCCATCGGATATATCACTTCATGCAAAAAACTTGCTGGTATGCATTGGGCCAAATGGAGAAGATTTTAGTGTGGCTAATTATATATGGGAGGAAATCAAGTATACCTCAGAGAACCCATTGAAGATCTGTGCCTATGCACCATATTTGATGGAATTAATTGAAAAGACGACAAAGACTAAATATCAAACCGATGTAAAACATGAGTCTTTTCGTCCTAAGATGCCCAAGCATAGGAGAGAACCATCACCTCACAGATATTCAGATATTGAGGATGAGGAGGAagttgaggaagaagaggatgggCAGCAGCACCATCAGCATCAGTCACCAGGAGGAGAAGAGAGAGTTTCAGTTCAGAGTGATGTATCTGTTTGTgacagaccggtctaaccggtctgtaTTCTGTAAACTCTGAAACTGTAATAATTTCTATATCTACCGTTTGTGGACTTGAGGACATTTGTATTGTGTGCTAATGTGTGTAATAGACTTAATTATGCTATCTAAGTGATATTGTGATAGGAGTAAAATCCACTATAggtccttgaacttgtcctgaggTCTCATTCAGGTCCATGTACTTAGAAAACCAGCTAAGCAGGTCCTTGAACTTGTGTAATGGTTCATTTAGGTCCAAAACCAGATTGGCCAAGCTGTTTTGTCCAGCCTGGACTCCACCGTGGCCTACAGGTGGCAAGGGTGGGAAATCTCCTGCCATGTTTTTGGTTGTTTTGCAAGCCCCCCtggacatattgctctctcgtctctccctccttccccattTCCTCTCTTTCCTCAGCCCCACTCATTATTCTCCACCAGGCACAGGACGCCATGGCTGCTGCCCCTTCGACAGCCTTAATGGCTATGAAATTAATGTACTAAATCCCAGTACTATGTATGAATATTAGTGCTATAAATAAGATTTGTTGAAATGTCACTGATCATTACTTTCAAATAGCATTAAGCATCCATATAGAGGTTTGGTGCTATAATAGCATACAAGCCACACTTCCAAATAACATTAAGCATCCATCTTAGACATGTCACTATCTTAAGCAAACTAACACATCCAACACACAGACCTCACAGCAGATTTGTAACTGTGTGTGTGTGCTCCATCTATCTATCCCAAAAGGTTTACCAAAAGCTATACCCAAAAGCTGTACCAAAAGCTACCCAAAAGCTACACCATGGCCATCAGTTCAGGTttggtggatttttttttcttttttccaggATTCTCTCCAGTAGACGTCTCATTCCTCTTCTTTGCCTGATTCTTGGCCTTGGACCTTCCTTGTTTTGTTGCTGTGGTGAGGACAACTGGTCTTGAAGTGGGCTGGTTGTTGTCGATGAAAGATGAAGAAGGGAGAGGCCCATGATCAATTGACAGGTTAATATGATCTGTAACCTGTCACAAAATAAAGAAGACAATGGTGGGATACACTATTCACAATGCAAGCTTAAAAAGACAATGATCAGCTACAAGTTATTCACCTGTGACAACATCTGGGACAGCATACTTTCTTGGACTATCAATGGTTGCACTGTGGGTTGTAGTTGTTCTGTCATCACTTCCACTACAGCCTGCTGTTcagttccttcttcctcctctcctgtTGTTGCTGCAAAAGGTGGTGGCTGCCTTCTCACTTGTTGTTTGGGCCTGATGCCTGCCTTCTTGAGTGGACAACCCTTTGCAGTTGTGGTTAGGCTCATGGAACCAAGAACAGTGAATAATGATGCCATGCCTAGACATTGTAGGTCCATTTTTGCCCTGAATCTCATGTGGTTGCTTCCTCCTAGATTTGGGTGGCCTTCCTATCTTCTTCTCATATATTGGACGATAACCATAGACAATAACATGAGTTAACATTGACAAAGAATCACCCAATCTAGCTAGGGGATTAGGGTTCGGACGAACTTACCATAGTCTGGCGCCGGCTCTCTAGGAAGGCGAAACCTAGCGACCATGGCTCCTGTAGCGCCGAAGACAGCCGCCTACAGGGGTTGAGCCCTCCCCTATTGCTgccgcagcagcaccagccGCCTGTGGAGGGCGTGCCATCTCCCGCCGTCGCCACAGCAGCACCAGTCGCCTCCGCCAGCAGCGCCGAAGGCAGCCGCCAGCGGGGGTCCCGTCCTCTCCCGTGGAAGCCGCTGCAGAACTAGCCGCCGGCGGGGGTCGCGCCCtctcccgtcgccgccgcagagcTCCACCTCGTCGCGCGTCGCGAGTTGCGACTCGGCCGCGTCCGTCCTCTCCACTCTCCAGTACTCTGGAAGGAAGCCCACTAAATGAAACACAGCACACACACGGGGGCCTTTCTGCATATTTTGATTGGGTCCAATTTGGTCACAGCGAGTCAACTAGGCCAGCGTGGAATCCAGGCTGGACAAAACAGCTTGACAAATCTGGTTTTGGACCTAAATGAACCATTACACAAGTTCAAGGACCTGCTTAGCTGGTTTTCTAAGTACATGGACCTGGATGAGACCTCAGTACAAGTTCAAGGACCTACAGTGGATTTTAGTCTTGTGATAGTGTGTTTGTTGTTTTTGTCTGGCTGTCtcgggcagaccggtctgaccggtttgtgcgaccggtctgaccggtttgtgcaaccggtctgaccggtaagcACCAGACAgagccattttcttttctttgtgctAAATTGATTTAtcttgtcatatgcatcacatgTAGAATTTTGTGTAGGTACACATACACTTTTGCACCCCACAGATGCTgagatttagggggagttccatttttctttgatttgtgcAATATTGGCATGGGAGGCCAAATGTGTTGAATTTCATTCACTTTCACAAATTAAAGCGGAGCTCAGATTAAATCTGAGAATTCAAAAGCATTATTGAATATCATTTTGTAAGATTTAATCGGTTTGTCATCAATCAcaaaaaaaggggagattgaaagagcatctaggcccctagtgggttttggtgtattgattgacaacacgattaaaggactaacttgattgcatgagattatgagcaggTATTTAAATTTGTGGATTGATATACATTGAGATAGCTCATGTATTGCAAGCAAATGTGTATGTCTCATTGGCAATCATTATATGTGACAAGCtagaatgagaaagaaaaatgtaagagcaaggtattcatgttCGATATGAAAGGCTCTAATATTTTGTTGAAGCTTGTTTATTTATGTGGGACTAAATGTGGCAAGTAAAGTTGTAAAAGAAAATTAAGAGCAAGTGTTCATGATTGACATGAAGGCTCTAATATCCATCAAGGCTTGTTCGACTTATGATGGAATTCATATGACAAGTAAAGGTTATGAGAATGAGACATGATATGTTattgcatagtctcaaattggaaagactTGTCGTATGAGATGAATATTGTTGTACAAGGGAAGAAAGCAAGAGaaaagtgaatgagacatgagttgatgtgcATATGTTGTCTCCAAATTGGAAGGCTTGCATATGAAATTAAATGGTGAATCTATattgataaagaagatttcatgcatgacacaaatcaatgtAAAGTTCAAaatggacggctaggataaaggtagagaggaccgagaggcatgtttcaagaggctacgcaagcgtcAGCTTGGGGAGAGCAAGGGAACCAATACGGGTCAAAATGCccgagatcctagagtcatggagagctcaatgttgaagagtgtcattatttagAAAATgaaagtgacttgtgaatcaaagatggatttcattcttatatgaaggaagattcaaagtcactagctcaagcagGCATGCTCACTGAAATTAAGGATGTTGACAATCTCAAGATACTGATTGAAGAAGTTTGGCTTGATCAAGACATAAAAACTCAAGTGTTGTGTATGTCATTTTATGTGATCTTGAGTATAGGATGCAgtactatcaagggggatgcaacatcagtggttgacattaccaaaagtgctcatagctatCCCATGTGAGAAAAATCAGAGAGTAACACTTGGGAGCAGAAAACCTATTGTGACCGGTCGAACCAGTCcagccgaccggtctaaccggtcgggatccaacggctagtttatttgaactgactggtctgaccagtctgcgGGATCgctctgaccggtctaactcTGACAAAGCAACGGCTAGTTATTGatagaggggtatttataccccacaccctcacccattcgtgggtgctgatgccATTACATTCCAGAGCCATCTCTGAGTTGTGAGAGCACTTGAGAAGTCCTcaccaacctctctttgtgagatttgtGTGAATCAAGAATagatccttgagttgggttgagtgaaaccTGTGCTAAGAGAGAAATTTGAGCAGTGAGAGCATAAGCCCTAGCTTGAGCACTTGCGGTTGTGTCGCCATCttgttgaagcatttgttactcttggaggtgaagcctcctagacggctaggcgtcgccggctagctcccaatcTTGTGGtcagcagcggcaagtttgttgcagcagtgATTATGTGCCACGAGGgcacatggtcatatagtggaaaggaggagatagcttgaccttgtggtcgccataagcttcctcaacggagagtaggattcacacaTGGTAAAcgtggtgaatccgaacttcagTAAAAACAAATCTCTGTGTCTCCtttgcatcatcttcatttGGTTAGCCTCACACTTTTGTGCTCTAGCTCTatttgtgcttccgcttcgatctacttggttttgttgtttctgtgtgtgcagggTTAAGAAAAATTTTTGAAAGCACTTACAGAAGCACCGCATCAAGTTGCATTTGTGCTTGACTCCCCTTCCTCATCATTCTGTTGCCAACTAAGGAATCAAAATGTGGACACTCTTTATAGCCCCACTGTCAGAGCCAAATctcatgtcagatgagtttgtGTTAGCCTTTTTGGGCAACCAAATGCTCACTCCAATAGACAGACAGCTCAAGAGACCCTCTGGTTCTCTTACGAGCAATTACGGGGTACTTACAAACATGTCATTTTTGGCACGGTGATGTCAAGGTACGCCTAAATTTCCATGTCTTTGAAGACCTAAACTTTGATTTTCTGATAGGACATCCCATTAAGGCTCTCCCTAAGGATGTACCTAAGACAGGATAGACTCTCTCCATGTTCCAATAGATTGAGCAATAAACTGCTCGGTGGGAGATTCTCCTATTCTCGAGCCAATCGAGGAAGTAATGGCCACTTCCGTTTTTGAGTCTTATGACTCAGACCACGAGGAGGATGTCAAGGGAAACCCGGAAGAAATCATTGAGGGAGACGAAGATTCTAACGAACCTTTGAGCTTCCCGAGACTGAAAAGCCATCGCGACCCCCGATTGAGCTGAAGCCCTTACCTTTTGGGCTCAGATACAATTTTCTAAACAGTgatgtagagtctcccgtgATCATCAACGATAAGCTCTTAGAAGAGGAGACAACCAAACTCATCGCCGTCTAGGAAAAGCACCGATCAGTCTTAGGCTACAATCTACAGGATCTCAAAGGCATCAGCCCTGCTCTTTGCACCCACTGGATTCCTCTGGATCCCGaaatagcaccttctagggaaccccaacGAAGGTTAAACAATGCCATGAGGGAAGTGGTGAAGAAAGAGGTCCTCAAGCTCCTAGATGCCGGAATCATCTATCATGTTCCACATAGCGAGTGGGTGAGCCCTGTTCAAGTCATACCCAAGAAAGAAGGCATGATGGTAGTTgaaaatagcaagaacgagctaattccACAATGAACCATCACAGGATGGGGGATGTGTATCgattacagaaaactcaacaaggccacaaagaaggatcacttcccactgcCTTTCATCAATGAGATGCTAGAACGGCAGGCGAAGCACTCATACTTTGTTTCCTAGACGGTTATTCTCGCTAtcatcaaatacccatccatcctGAAGACCAGAGAAAGACTGCGTTCACATGCCCCTACTGAACGTATGCCTATCGACAAATTTCGTTTGGGCTATGCAATGCACCTGCAtcgttccaaaggtgcatgatgtccattttctcaGACATGATCGATCGAGGAAATTATGGAAGTCTTCATGGATGACTGCTCGGTCTATGGAACGACTTAcgatcattgtctagaaaatttggacaaggtcttgcagagatgccaaggAAAGAACCTGGTactcaactgggagaaatgcCATTTCATGGTCCGAGAAGGCATCGTCTTAGGACACTTGGTGTCCGAGAAAGGCATAGAGGTGGACAAGGCAAAAATTGAAGTTATTGAGTGACTTCCGCCTTCCACCAATGTGAAGGGAGTTCGAAGCTTCTTATGCCATGCAGGATTCTATCGACGGTTTATCGCAAACTTCTCCCATATCGCTAGACCTCTCACAAGCCTACTAGCCAAGGATGTGCCTTTCCAATTCAATGACGAGTGCCACAAAGCCTTTGGAactctcaaaaaggcactcgTCTCAGCTCCAGTCATACAATCCCCAGATTGAAAGCTCctgttcgagatcatgtgtgatgctaatGACTACGCGGTGGGGTCCGTACTCGGACAAACTAAGAATAAGAAGCATCACACGATCGCGTACGCTAGCAAGACACTCACAGGAGCCCAGCTCAATTCTGCCAACGGAAAAGgagctcctagcagttgtctttGCAATCAACAAGTTCAGATCCTATCTAGTGGGGACAAAGGTCATAGTCTACACAGACTATGCTACACTCAAGTACCTCCTcactaagaaggatgctaaaccaaGGCTGGTCAGATGGATTCTtttactccaagaatttgacttAGAAATTAaggataagaaaggagtagagaattcagtggtGGATCATTTATCGTGCATGCCTTTTACCAGCACTTAAGAAccgccgataaatgacttcctatgGGATGATATGCTCCTCAAGGTAACAATTTCGCACCCCTAATATGCGAATATCGTAAACTTTATGGTTTCAGGATATGTACTCCTAGGAGAGAGCAAAAAGAAGTTGAGCTACGAGAGCAGACGTCActtatgggatgcaccatatctgtaccgagtATGCGCAGATAGGTTGCTCAGACATTGTGTACCTACGGCAGAAGGACGCAAGATTATAGAAAGATGTcatgcagcaccatatggaggtcactatggtgtgtttcgcactcaagcgaaaatctggcaAAGCGGATTCTATTGGCCATCCATGTATGAAGATACCAAGGACTTCATCCGAAGGTGCCCAAATTGCCAGAAGCATGGTGGAATCACGGCTCGCAATGCGATGCCCCTAACCTACAACCTCTAAGTCGAATTCTTTATTGAGACCTTGAGTTAGTTACATTGCCGTGTAATGTTTGGACTCTGAATGCACCTATTTGccaagttattgcactaaattaaGCATTCTACAAATTGTTGGACCGATCTGCACCCACCTATTATgttattgcactaaattgagCATTTTACAAGTTGCTGGATCAATTTACACCCACCTGATAAGTTGTTGTAtggtgggtgcaatttactctaagATAATTAGCACAATGCCTATTGCTAGGCctattggtgcattttcgtatgTGTTAGCCTAGAGTGAGGTGAGAAAAAGAATACTCTTTGTAACAACCCAAGATGTATGCGCtgtcttggtcactaatgttGTTGTAATTCTTTATGCTCCTTTGATTACAGTGCTTGTTGACAGGATTGACAGGAGAAGAGGCCCATGGTGCTTTGGCCGAAACCCTACCAGGTGAACACGTAGGACCATCATGGAGAGGCTGTCATAACTTGTGATGGTGTGAAGTATAAGCTATCCACGAAAATGACCGGACCAAAATCTTGAACTTGTGATGGGATAGGATCCAATAAGAACTTGTGAAAAGCACGAGCTTTCCGAGAACTCATATTATGCCAGAATTTTGCAATCTCTCTACACTGTTTTCATTCTGCGGTTTACCTTTCCTAGAATTGCCGTGTGTAGTTTTTAGTATTAGGTGCAAAACTTTGCGTGATAGAGATTAGCAGAAATGATTTAAAGCatatttatatgaaaattgtgaGAAGAAAGTGAGGCAAGGACGTAGTCGTACCAAGTACCAACAGCTTGCAAAGGATCTTTGTAGTGGCAGTTGAGGCCATTGATTTGCATGTTGGTAAAATCACGCGAAGCAGTATCCATCTCCAGCTGCCCTTGCTAATGCCGCGTGAGCGAGTGTCCATATCGAAGGTTTAGATgttttgatttttgtgagagTTTGTAGGCGAGAGGGTCATCTTGTTTCATTATATTAGATTGAATACTTTGTCTTTCAGCAATGgcacaaaaaatattttcttgagTTTTCAGTTTCTCAATATCACAACGGAAAAGGAAATACAAGACATATCATTCATCCCGTCGCATTGGACTCAAACCACACTCAGCTGTCATCAGCCCGATGAACTATACGATCTTCATCAGTACTTCACCCGATGAACTATACGATCTTCATCAGTACTTCACCCGTTCACCATTATACAACAGATTACACTATATTAATCGACCCTataagaatatatatatatatatttgcagCTACCAGCGGAACATGTAATTCAATAAGTAATGTACACATCTGAACAGAACTAGTCCTACTGTAATGTAAGCAGCGATGAGAACCAAATTCCTACGGCGACAACCCCTACAGTCACAACTGCTTGACTTAGTTCCAAGAACAAGTTTGGGCTTTCCACGGGCAACGCCTTCCAGTTTGTCCTCCTGCCATTAATTTGTAGGAACTATAAGTAAACTTTGCAATTGATAGTGGATTAGAAGCATGCATACAGAAAACCAAACTATCAATTAAGAGTTTTTCAAATTAGTACCCCAAGTCAGCTATGACTATGCTAATATTGTCTTGTGACCGTTCATCCTGCAATTAAGATAATACGAAAAATTAGAACGGTGTTTTGGATTCTGGAATGAACACCAAACTATACTCAAATTAGCTTTATGTGATATAATAGGAAGGACAGCAGAAAAATTGAATGTGGAAAGCATCACACCAGAGCTTTCTGACCAAGTGCCTCACAGGCCAACTGCACAAACCAAATGAGCAATAAGTAAAATTACAGAATCGCTTGCAAATGGGAACATAGTGACTATTGGGTTTTGAGCATGGATAAACTGAATACCTGGACATCACCATGCTGACGTAGTTGATCTCTGACAAATGCTACAGCTTCAGAGCTACAAAAGACAGTCAGTTTACATGTCAGAACATCAAAATTTGAATAGTAAATTACAATGTTTTGAAACTTTGGAAGACtacataaaaataaaagataCTTGGATAGACCTTTTCATGTAATCCCAAAGACCGTCAGTTGCTAGTATAAGAAATTCCACATCCGGTCCAAGCTCTACCAGAGATACATCAGGTGACGAGATTAATATATCCTCTTTAAATTTTATTCTGCAGAGAAAGAGCTTCAATGACATTAGAAGCGTCAAATAACCTAAAAAGCTCATCTTTTACCAAGCGTACCAACAGTCTCATTGTCTAAAAGTTTTAAGTTGTACaattagagttttttttttccatccTCTCTTTCGCCTAGAAATCTGACCGGTATCACCGAAAATACCAAcacccaaaagacacaaataTATGTCGGATAAACAGTTTACTTGATACCAAACAGATACTAAATGAGAAAATATTCTGTGGTTCAGAGCCATATCAGCCCTCTACCCTGAAGAACAGAAGGTATTCATCACCTGATGATGAATTTACGATGAGCATGAAGGAATGACTCTGGTCGCCATAGTTTCGAGAAATGAACAAGAGTTGCAAATAAATTACTTTTCAGATAGCTTCAAGTAACTTGTGTTTCACGAAAAAGAACTTTCTCAAACTAGCAAACTTTTGGGATGCTACAAACATAGAGTTACAGTAATTTTCTAGTGCAAGTGATTATTTTATTGGTCACGTGCAATGGTACACTTGCTAATACACGGTTTTATAAAAGTAACCGTGAACATTGGTTATTCAATAACCTTCAAACACGCATTTGAACTAAGTCATTGCATGCTGGAGATGCATCTGACCCTATGAATTTCTAAATAAAAGATGGGCATTTTACAAATATTTATCGAGTAAAAGCTTCAAGCGCTTTACCGTGAGATGAACTTTTCAGTCCACCTTCCTTCTTTAACTCCTTTCACCAGCATCCTGTATAAAAACATAACAGAATGTCAAAAACTAAAGAGTTATTATTGAGAAATAACATGGTAAAAGGAGTACATATGCATGTATAAAGAGCTAAGAGTACAAGGGACGAACTCATCCTTTCGTGTCTTAAATCTTATGTCCCCAAAAGCACGAGATACAGAAATGTCTCCACATATGCGCCCATCAACAATCTAcagaagaaaatttcaactttgTAAAAACAAGAGTCAGCATAACAGTGAGCTCGACACAGTAACAGAAATACACCAGCAATTCAGCATACTGTTGACTCTAATGTCTAAAAACTGCTTAATTTTGCATCTACATATTTTTCCAAAACCATGTATGAATCCGGCCTTCAAAGCCGTAGTACAGTTATGGCAATGACCATGACATTCTTTAGTTTGCATGAAGAACACCAACGAATGAGTATTCAGTAGGATTTAACTAATGATTAGACTACAATGTGAGTGTAGAATGTACTGCTATCAATATAGAGTTATATCGCTTTAATAGATTAGCTATGTTGTTGATCACAATAGATGCAACAGAAATTACTTCAAACTTGTGACCTTTCCTGTTTGTTAGCATTGTGGCACAACCGTTATTGATGCAATTTCTTGCCAAAATTTTGCCATGTATCTTGTCAAACACAAAAGGCAAAAGGCGCGGCAACAAACCAAGCAGCCAAATGCTATTGATATGCTATAAATCTCGCATGATTTGTTATCTTCAATGTTAGACAATGGAAGAAAGCCACCTCCGCATCAATTTATTATCATTGTTCCCCCTATACATGGAAAATGAGTCAAAACCTGAGGGGAAACGaaaatgatctttttttttgcatatgagACAAGTAGCAAGGAGTAAAGGATAAGGTTTTGAAACCACACTAATAGTAACAGAGTCATGAAGTTTATGAATCTACCAAAACAGTAGTCTAGGGGCAATCTAGGAGATGCAGAGCAGAACTCTGGCAGAGAGAACACACCCATCCACCTGCTGCCCTTATCCGTTTGACCTCTTCAAGTGACGTTTTGTTGTTCCCATACGGTCGATGAGAGCTCGTCAAAGCTTCAGGTCTTCCACCGCGCGATATGACCTGCTAATCAAGATCCAAAACTTTGGCATAAGCAACAATTTCAGTCCTATTTTACTAGGCATAAACAACGAGGGGACACTAGACAGGCAAAGAGAAATGTCAGTACCAAGCAAGAGTCCCCAATGTGCGAAACAACAAGGACATCGTTCCTGAGAAACATGGCAGTAGCCGTGGCGCCAGAGTCGTCGTCCTTGTCCATTTGCTCAAGCCTGGAGGAAGGAAGCGTATAAAATAAGCACCATGCATAGAGTAAAAGGCTGAAGAAGGCAATACAAATTGGGAGGTCAAATCCTACAAACTACTGAGGCTGACCAGGTGGAGAGCTTCGCGTCGACTGCGGCGAAGGCGCGCTGGATGGAGGCCGTGATGGCCTCGAGATTCTTGGTGCTGAGCACCGTGCCGCCGTCCAGCGCGGCCGCGCACTCCTTGTACAGCTCGTCCCTGAACCGGCACGAACGTGAGCAAAGCAGCAGCCGGGAGTGAACTGCGTGTCCATTTTTTTATagatataaaaaagaaaattaatAACGCAGTGGGTTGGGAGCGTGCCTGAGGAACTGGACAGCGGAGAAGCCGGCGTGGCCGTCCAAGACGGCGGCGAAGGAGAAGCCGTCGAGGAGGGAGCCCGTGCGGAGCACGACCTCGTCCTCCATCTCGTCGCGGGCGCCCTGCAGCTTGGCGCTGCCCCACCGGATGGCCTCCAGCTCCGAGGACGGGGGCTGCCCcgcggccgccacgccgcccgccgccgccgcctggcaccgcgcgccgcggccgcagcaCCGGGTCCCGCCGGCGGTGAAGGCGGAGGGCGGCAGCCGCGGCACGCGCGGGCTCAGCAGCGCCATTTTTTCGATTTGATCGTGCGCGGAGGCTCCGGGGAGGGATAAGAGGCGAGCGGCGCCGCACACGAAATCGTGCGTCTGAGGCGGAGGCTGCCCCCGTGGATCTGCCACGTCACGTCGCTCGCTGCTAGTCACTCGCTCTCTGCTTCGGCCAAAACACTCGTAGTCAGTCCACAAACCACAACCAGCGTCGGAACTGGAGACGAGTACACGGGCACCCGCTACGTTCCTTCAGTTCAGGCATCGCCGCATCGGCATCTCATTCTCATCTAGCAGTTTGCGAGAAATTAAAGGTTGTGATAGATCGAACCAGTACTCATGTACGTCGTATCATATGGTTTACCTTAGCAGTTTAGCTTTTTCATTGGGAAATATTTAATTTAATTGCGCAGGGGTCTAATCCAGCTGGTTA contains:
- the LOC120707161 gene encoding probable protein phosphatase 2C 5 isoform X2 — translated: MALLSPRVPRLPPSAFTAGGTRCCGRGARCQAAAAGGVAAAGQPPSSELEAIRWGSAKLQGARDEMEDEVVLRTGSLLDGFSFAAVLDGHAGFSAVQFLRDELYKECAAALDGGTVLSTKNLEAITASIQRAFAAVDAKLSTWLEQMDKDDDSGATATAMFLRNDVLVVSHIGDSCLVISRGGRPEALTSSHRPYGNNKTSLEEVKRIRAAGGWIVDGRICGDISVSRAFGDIRFKTRKDEMLVKGVKEGRWTEKFISRIKFKEDILISSPDVSLVELGPDVEFLILATDGLWDYMKSSEAVAFVRDQLRQHGDVQLACEALGQKALDERSQDNISIVIADLGRTNWKALPVESPNLFLELSQAVVTVGVVAVGIWFSSLLTLQ
- the LOC120707161 gene encoding probable protein phosphatase 2C 5 isoform X1, with the protein product MALLSPRVPRLPPSAFTAGGTRCCGRGARCQAAAAGGVAAAGQPPSSELEAIRWGSAKLQGARDEMEDEVVLRTGSLLDGFSFAAVLDGHAGFSAVQFLRDELYKECAAALDGGTVLSTKNLEAITASIQRAFAAVDAKLSTWLEQMDKDDDSGATATAMFLRNDVLVVSHIGDSCLQVISRGGRPEALTSSHRPYGNNKTSLEEVKRIRAAGGWIVDGRICGDISVSRAFGDIRFKTRKDEMLVKGVKEGRWTEKFISRIKFKEDILISSPDVSLVELGPDVEFLILATDGLWDYMKSSEAVAFVRDQLRQHGDVQLACEALGQKALDERSQDNISIVIADLGRTNWKALPVESPNLFLELSQAVVTVGVVAVGIWFSSLLTLQ